Genomic DNA from Bosea sp. (in: a-proteobacteria):
GCCCAGAGCTGCTGCGCCTTCGGCATCGAGAAGATGGCGAGCGTCTGGATGCACAACGGCTTCCTTCAGGTCGAAGGCCGCAAGATGAGCAAGTCAGACGGCAACTTCGTGACCATTCACGAGCTGCTGCACACCGACACCTTCGGCGGCCGCAGCTGGCCGGGCGAAGTCCTGCGCCTCGCGATGCTCAAGACCCATTACCGCCAGCCGATCGACTGGACGGTGCGGGCGCTGGAGGAGGCGGAAGGCGCACTGCAACGGTGGAGCGATTCATTGTCGAAAGCCTCGCCATATGAATTCAGTGCAGATGATGTCTCCGCTGAGTTTTTGGAAGCGATGCTGGATGACTTGAACACTGCGAGCGCTGTTTCTGTGCTTCATGGGCTGGCCAGGTCGGCATCCAAAGGCGACAAGAAGGCGGCGGCTTCCTTGTCGGCCACCCTCGGCCTCATCGGGCAACGCCTCGTCCTGAGTCCCCTCGGTTTCGGGGTTGCAGCAGCGCGGATTGAACCAGACGAACGCAAGGCGATCATTGAAGCCCTGATCACCGCCCGCCTCGAAGCCCGCCGCGCCAGAGACTTCGCCGAATCCGACCGCATCCGCGACGAGCTTGCCGCCATGGGCATCGCGCTCAAGGACGGCAAGGACCCGGTCACGGGCGAGCCGACCACGAGCTGGGAGGTCAAGCGGTGAGCGTCGGGCCAGAGCGGCGCAACCCCTCTCCGCACCCCTCCCGCAAGGGGAGAGGTGACTTCGACGACGTGACCGTTCAGCAAATCCCGGCGCCAGGCCCGCTCATCGAAGACAGAGCGCAACTGCCAAAGCCCCCCTCTCCCCTTGCGGGAGAGGGTGAGGGAGAGGGGTCGCGCGGCATGGCGGCAGCGGCGCAGACGCGCGGCCAACGCTTGCGGACCTTTGCCAAGGCCATGCGCAAGGCGCCGACCGATGCCGAGCGAGTGTTATGGAGGCTGGTGCGTGGCCACAGGCTCGATGGCTTCAAGTTCAGGCGCCAGCAGCCCATCGGGCCATACATCGCCGACATCGCCTTTCTGGAACGGCGGCTGATCGTGGAAGCGGATGGCGCGCAGCACAATGAAAGTCCGCGCGACATGCTCCGAGATGCGTGGCTGGCCTCGCAGGGCTTTCATGTCCTGCGCTTCTGGAACCATGAGATCTTGAGCAGTCCGCAGATGATCGAGGACACGATATGGCGCGAACTGCACACCAAAGAGACACAACCATGACCGCATCCGCAATCGACCCCGCCCGCGTGAACGCGCTCATCGAGGCGCGCATCGCGGCACGCAGCGCCCGCGATTTCGCCGAGGCCGACAGGCTGCGAGCCGAGATCGTGGCGCTCGGCGTCGTGCTGATGGACGCCAGGGACCCGGTGACGGGCGAACTCAGCTCGACCTGGCGGCCGGCCCCCGAGCCCGGCGAAAGCGGCACGGAGCCGACGCCATGAGCTATGCCCTGCGCCCTGCGCTTCCCGCCGATTTCGCCGATCTCGGCATCCTGTTCCAGGCCTCCATCGAGGAACTTGCCTCCGATGCCTATTCCGACGAGCAGCGCGCGCTCTGGGGCGCGAAGGCCGATGATGAAAAGGCGTGGTCGAAGCACCTGTCGGGCTGCCTCGTGCTTGTCGCCGAGGAGGATGGCGAGCCGGTAGGCTTCGCGGCCATGCGCGACAACACGGTCATCGAGAACGTGCATGTCCACCCGGACATGGCCTTCATGGGCGTGGGCCGCCAGTTGATGGACGCTCTGGAGCGCCTCGCGCAGGCGCGCGGCGCGGCGAAGATGGCCGTGGCCGCCACGGACAATGCGCTGCCCTTCTTCGAGCGGCTGGGCTATGTCGCGGTGCGGCGCTCGACCTTGAGCATCGGCGAGGAATGGCTGCCCAGCATGGTCATGGAAAAACCGCTCAGCCCGGAGCCTGCCGAAGACGGGGACGGGCCATGAGCGCTGCGGCCGAACGGGTCTATCTCTTCGACACCACGCTGCGCGACGGCGCGCAGACCACCGGCGTCGATTTCTCGCTCTCCGACAAGCGCAGCATCGCCGCGCTGCTCGATGGCCTCGGCATCGATTATGTCGAGGGCGGCTATCCGGGCGCCAACCCGCTCGACACCGCCTTCTTCGCGGAGAAGGCCACGAGCCGCGCCAGGTTCGCCGCCTTCGGCATGACGCGCCGGCCCGGCCGCAGCGCCTCGAACGATCCGGGCATCGCCGGGCTTCTTGATGCCAGGGCGGACACCATCGTCTTCGTGGCCAAGAGCTGGGATTACCATGTCCGCGTCGCGCTCGGGACGAGCAACGAGGACAATCTCGCCTCGATCGCCGAGAGCGTGAAGGCCGCCATCGGCGCAGGCCGCGAAGCTATCGTCGATTGCGAGCATTTCTTCGACGGCTTCAAGGCCAATCCCGAATACGCGCTGGCCTGCGCCCGCACCGCATTTGAGGCCGGCGCGCGCTGGGTCGTGCTGTGCGACACCAATGGCGGCACGTTGCCTGCGGAGGTGGCGTCCATTGTGCGGCGCACGGCGGAGATCGTGCCCGGAAGCCATATCGGCATTCATGCGCATGATGATTGCGGCTGCGCGGTGGCCAATTCGCTGGCGGCGGTCGAGGCCGGCGCGCGCCAGATCCAGGGCACGCTGAACGGGCTGGGCGAGCGCTGCGGCAACGCCAACCTCGTCACCCTCATCGGCGCCCTGAAGCTCAAGCCCACGCTGGCCAGCCGCTACGCCATTGGCGTGGACGAGGCGCGGCTGGGCGACCTGACCAAGGCCTCGCGCCAGCTCGACGAGATCCTCAACCGCTCGCCCAACCGCCACGCGCCCTTCGTCGGCGCTTCGGCCTTCGCCACCAAGGCGGGCATCCATGCCTCGGCCGTGCTCAAGGAGCCGGAAACCTATGAGCATGTCAGGCCAGAGGCGGTGGGCAACCAGCGGCGCGTGCTGGTCTCCGATCAGGCCGGCAAGTCCAACCTCGTCGCCGAACTCGAGCGCATCGGCGTCACCATCGACAAGGCCGATCCGCGCCTTGGCCGCGTGCTGGCCGAAGTGAAGGAGAAGGAGGCGCAAGGCTATGCCTATGAGGGCGCGGACGCGTCCTTCTTCCTGCTTGCCAAGCGCGTGATGGGTCAGGTGCCATCCTATTTCGATGTCGAACGCTTCAAGGTCAATGTCGAGCGTCGCTACAATGCCGTGGGCGAGCTGGTCACCTTTTCCGAAGCCATCGTGAAGGTCAGGATCGGGGGGCAGTCGCGCATGTCGGTCGCTGAGGGCAACGGCCCTGTCAACGCGCTCGACAAGGCGCTGCGCAAGGATCTCGGCCGTTATCAGGAGTTCATCAAGGCCCTGAAGCTGGTGGACTACAAGGTCCGCATCTTCCAGGGCGGCACCGATGCGGTGACGCGTGTGCTGATTGATTCCGCCGATGGCTCTGAACGCTGGACCACGGTCGGTGTCAGCCCGAACATCATCGACGCCTCATTCCAGGCGCTGGTCGATTCGATCACCTATCGGCTGGTGCGGGCCGGGGCGAAGGGCGAGTAGGCTTGCCCGCCGCCCGCGGTGGCGCGCGTGGCGGCGGATCAGTCGGTCAGCCGGATCTGGCGCTCGCCGCACAGGTTGGTGCTGTCGGAATCATTTTCGCTGTCGTCATCGAAGCGGGCGAGCACGAAATAGGTGCAGCCGCTCGGCCGGGTCAGCCGGAGCCTCACCTGGGCGCCGGGAGCCAGCGGCTTGGCGAGCTTGCCGACGAGGCGCGGCTGCTGGCCGGTGGTGGCGATCTCGAGGGCGGTCAGCGTCACGCTGCGGGCATTGATGATAATCAGCTCCGCCGGCGGGCGCTGCGCGGACTGCGCCAGGGCAGGGCCGGCTATTGCCGCCGATGCGGCCGCAGCCGCCGCGATGGGCCATGATATCGATGGAACGCGCATGGAATATCCTCTTGTCGCAGATCGCCAACATGGGTGGGGCCGCCCGCTGGAGGCGGCGCGCTCCAATGAGACACCGTCGTCGCGGCACAAACAAGGTAAATCGCATGGACGGCGCCGCCCCCCGGCTGCGCTGGGGGCAGGGCGCGGTTGCAGGGAAAAGGGTCGTTCGCAAGGCCGCGCTGGCTTATATGCCGTGCTTCACCGTGGATGATCCGATCTGATGTCGCCAGCGCCCCTTTCCCAGTCCTCAAGCGGCGCCAGGCGCCCCGCCGTCTCCGCGGGCAGCGGCGGCTTCGTCACGACCTTTCAGGCGCTCTGGCCCTATCTCTGGCCGAAGGACCGACGCGACCTTCAGATCCGCGTCATCCTCGCCTTCGCGCTGCTGGTGATCGGCCGCGTCATCCTCGTCGGCGTGCCGTTCTCCTTCAAATACGCCACCGACGCCCTCACGGCCGAGCAGGGCCGCGCCGGCTCGATCAGCTGGTCCTGGCTGGTCGCCGCGCCGCTGCTTCTCACCGCGATCTATGGCGTGATGCGCATCGGCTCCGCTGCCTTCATCCAGCTGCGTGATGCGGTGTTCGCGCCGGTGTTCATGCATGCCGTGCGCAAGCTGGCGCACCAGACCTTCGCCCATCTGCATCACCTCTCGCTGCGCTTCCATCTCGAGCGCAAGACCGGCGCGCTGACCCGCGTGCTGGAGCGCGGCCGATCGGGCATCGAGGACATGGTGCGGCTCGGGCTCAACCAGCTTGTGCCGGTCATCGTCGAGTTGACGCTCATCATCGTCGTGCTGCTGTTCACCTTCGACTGGCGATACGTGCTGCTGCTGCTCGCCATGGTCACGGTCTACATGCTGTTCACCATCAGGGCGACCGAGTGGCGCATCAACATCCGCCGCAACATGAATGACAGCGACACCGACGCGAACGCGAAGGCGATCGATTCGCTGCTCAACTTCGAGACCGTGAAGTATTTCGGCGCCGAGCCGCGCGAGACCGCGCGCTACGACGTCGCGATGGCCAAGTACGAGCGCAACAGCGTCAAGGCCTACCAGTCTCTGGCCGTGCTGAACTTTGGCCAGGCGGCGATCTTCTCGGTGGCGCTGACGATCGCGATGTGGATGTGCGTGGACGGCATCCGCTCGGATCGCAACACCATCGGCGATTTCGTGCTGATCAACGCACTGCTGATCCAGCTCTACACGCCGCTCAATTTCATGGGCACCGTCTATCGCGAGATCAAGCAGGCCACGCTCAACATCGAGGAGATGTTCGCGCTGCTGGGCCGCGACCCCGAGATCATCGACAAGCCGGGTGCGAAGCCGCTTGCGGTCAGCGCGGGCGAGGTCCGCTTCGAGGACGTGCACTTTGCCTACATTGCCGAGCGGCCCATTCTCAAGGGCATCAGCTTCACGGTGCCGCCGGGCAAGACCATCGCCATCGTGGGTCCGTCCGGCGCGGGCAAGTCCACCATCTCGCGGCTGCTGTTCCGCTTCTACGAGCCGGGCTCCGGCCGCATCCTGATCGACGGCCAGCCCATCGCGGAGGTGACGCAGGCCAGCCTGCGCGCCGCCATCGGCATGGTCCCGCAGGACACGGTGCTGTTCAACGACACCATCGGCTACAACATTGCCTATGGCCGAGACGGCGCCACCGATGACGAGGTGCGGAACGCCGCCGCCATGGCGCAGATCGACAGCTTCATCGCCTCGCTGCCCGAGGGCTACGCCACCCAGGTCGGCGAGCGCGGGCTAAAGCTCTCCGGCGGGGAGAAGCAGCGCGTCGCCATCGCCCGCACCTTGCTCAAGGCCCCGCCCGTGCTCGTGCTCGACGAGGCCACCAGCGCGCTTGATACGTTCACGGAGCGCGAGATCCAGGATGCGCTCGACAAGGTGTCGGTGGGGCGCACCACGCTCGTCATCGCTCACCGGCTTTCCACCGTCGTCAACGCCGACGAGATCATCGTGCTCGACAAGGGCCTGATCGCGGAGCGCGGCACCCATGACGGGCTGCTTCAGCAGGACGGCATCTATGCGGCGCTGTGGAACCGCCAGCGCGAGGTTGCCGTCGCCGAGGAAACCCTCAAGCGCGCGGCCGCCGCCGAGGAGCCGAGCGTGCGGGTGACGCTGACGCGATGAGTGCAGCGGTCGCGCCGGCGCGGCGGCCTTTCCCGCTCTTCATCGCAGGCATCGCGCTCACCCAGATCCTTGGCTGGGGCACGACCTTCTATCTGCCCTCCATCCTCGACGAGCCGATCGGCCGCGATCTCGGCCTCGGGCGCGACGTGATCTATGGCGGCATCACGGTGATGCTTTTCGTCGCCGCGCTGGCCGGCCCCGGCCTCGGCGCCTGGATCGACCGGTCGGGCGCGCGCCAGCCGCTGCTGATCGGCAAGCTGCTGCTGGGCGCGGGTCTGGTCGGCATCGGGCTCAGCACCGGGCCCGTGACCTATCTCGCCTCCTGGCTGCTCATCGGGCTGGCGACGCCGCTGGCCCTCAGCATCGGTTCGCTCGCGGCCGTGACGCAGAGCTTCCCCGAGCGCGGGCGGCGCGGGCTCAGCGCGCTGTTGCTGTTCGGCGGGCTCTCGAACGGGCTTGTCTGGCCGCTCACCGGCTGGCTGGAGGTCAACCTGGGCTGGCGAGCCGTATGCTTCATCTATGCCGGCCTGCAGGTCTTCCTGTGCCTGCCGCTGGTCCATGGCCTCGTGCGCGCACCCGCGGCATCGGCGGCTGCCGAGGCTGACGACAGCGCGCCGACGCCGGGCCAGCTCACGGCAGCGCAGCGCCGGCACGGCTTCTGGCTGCTCATCGTCGCCGCAGGCTTCAGCGGGCTCGTGTCATGGGGCCTGCCGCTCTATTTCGTGGCCATGTTCCGGGAAGCGGGCATGGACGCCGGCATGGCCATCATCCTGGCCTCCGTCACGGCCTATGCGACCTTTTTCGCGCGCGTCACCGATTTTGCCCTGGCGGGACGGTTCACCGGCGTGCGGATCGCCGCGGCTGCGTCGCTGGGCTCGCCGATCGTGTTCGTGATGATGCTGGCCGCGCTGGGGCTGATGGCGCCGGGCGGGGCTCAGCTCGCGGCGCTTGGCGCCGCCATGGCCATATACGGCGTCGCCACTGGCCTCATCGCCACCTCGCGCGCCACATTGCCTTTCGAAATGTTCGGATCGAGCGGCTATGCCAGCATGCTGGGCCGGCTGTCCTTCTTCCTCAACCTGATGTTCGCGGCATCGCCGCTGCTCTTCGCCTTCATCTACGAGCGCGCCGGCCAGCAGATGGCGCTGTGGGTAGGGCTGGCTGGCAGCCTGTGCGCCGCCATCGCCTATCTGAGGCTCGACGCGCTGGTCGGCGGCGCCATGCCCCGGCCAGAGGCTTCAGGCCCCGCCTGACGCAAGCCCCGGCCAAATCCGCGCGGGCGCCAACTGCCCTATGGCGCGCGCGGCCAATCGCGCTTAAATCAGGCCATCAATGCGGCTCCTTCCACGCCGTGAACCGAAAGCCGCGATTTCATGTCCATCCTCGATTCCGTCCGCAAGATCTTCGTGCCCATCCACAAGGAGGGTTATCCCTTCATCGCCATCGCGGCGGTGGCGACGGTCGTGCTGGGCAATCTTTGGTCGCCGTTCGGCTGGGTCGGCCTCATCATCACCATCTGGATCTGCTAT
This window encodes:
- a CDS encoding endonuclease domain-containing protein → MAAAAQTRGQRLRTFAKAMRKAPTDAERVLWRLVRGHRLDGFKFRRQQPIGPYIADIAFLERRLIVEADGAQHNESPRDMLRDAWLASQGFHVLRFWNHEILSSPQMIEDTIWRELHTKETQP
- a CDS encoding GNAT family N-acetyltransferase; amino-acid sequence: MSYALRPALPADFADLGILFQASIEELASDAYSDEQRALWGAKADDEKAWSKHLSGCLVLVAEEDGEPVGFAAMRDNTVIENVHVHPDMAFMGVGRQLMDALERLAQARGAAKMAVAATDNALPFFERLGYVAVRRSTLSIGEEWLPSMVMEKPLSPEPAEDGDGP
- a CDS encoding citramalate synthase, which gives rise to MSAAAERVYLFDTTLRDGAQTTGVDFSLSDKRSIAALLDGLGIDYVEGGYPGANPLDTAFFAEKATSRARFAAFGMTRRPGRSASNDPGIAGLLDARADTIVFVAKSWDYHVRVALGTSNEDNLASIAESVKAAIGAGREAIVDCEHFFDGFKANPEYALACARTAFEAGARWVVLCDTNGGTLPAEVASIVRRTAEIVPGSHIGIHAHDDCGCAVANSLAAVEAGARQIQGTLNGLGERCGNANLVTLIGALKLKPTLASRYAIGVDEARLGDLTKASRQLDEILNRSPNRHAPFVGASAFATKAGIHASAVLKEPETYEHVRPEAVGNQRRVLVSDQAGKSNLVAELERIGVTIDKADPRLGRVLAEVKEKEAQGYAYEGADASFFLLAKRVMGQVPSYFDVERFKVNVERRYNAVGELVTFSEAIVKVRIGGQSRMSVAEGNGPVNALDKALRKDLGRYQEFIKALKLVDYKVRIFQGGTDAVTRVLIDSADGSERWTTVGVSPNIIDASFQALVDSITYRLVRAGAKGE
- a CDS encoding ABC transporter ATP-binding protein/permease, whose amino-acid sequence is MSPAPLSQSSSGARRPAVSAGSGGFVTTFQALWPYLWPKDRRDLQIRVILAFALLVIGRVILVGVPFSFKYATDALTAEQGRAGSISWSWLVAAPLLLTAIYGVMRIGSAAFIQLRDAVFAPVFMHAVRKLAHQTFAHLHHLSLRFHLERKTGALTRVLERGRSGIEDMVRLGLNQLVPVIVELTLIIVVLLFTFDWRYVLLLLAMVTVYMLFTIRATEWRINIRRNMNDSDTDANAKAIDSLLNFETVKYFGAEPRETARYDVAMAKYERNSVKAYQSLAVLNFGQAAIFSVALTIAMWMCVDGIRSDRNTIGDFVLINALLIQLYTPLNFMGTVYREIKQATLNIEEMFALLGRDPEIIDKPGAKPLAVSAGEVRFEDVHFAYIAERPILKGISFTVPPGKTIAIVGPSGAGKSTISRLLFRFYEPGSGRILIDGQPIAEVTQASLRAAIGMVPQDTVLFNDTIGYNIAYGRDGATDDEVRNAAAMAQIDSFIASLPEGYATQVGERGLKLSGGEKQRVAIARTLLKAPPVLVLDEATSALDTFTEREIQDALDKVSVGRTTLVIAHRLSTVVNADEIIVLDKGLIAERGTHDGLLQQDGIYAALWNRQREVAVAEETLKRAAAAEEPSVRVTLTR
- a CDS encoding MFS transporter, which translates into the protein MSAAVAPARRPFPLFIAGIALTQILGWGTTFYLPSILDEPIGRDLGLGRDVIYGGITVMLFVAALAGPGLGAWIDRSGARQPLLIGKLLLGAGLVGIGLSTGPVTYLASWLLIGLATPLALSIGSLAAVTQSFPERGRRGLSALLLFGGLSNGLVWPLTGWLEVNLGWRAVCFIYAGLQVFLCLPLVHGLVRAPAASAAAEADDSAPTPGQLTAAQRRHGFWLLIVAAGFSGLVSWGLPLYFVAMFREAGMDAGMAIILASVTAYATFFARVTDFALAGRFTGVRIAAAASLGSPIVFVMMLAALGLMAPGGAQLAALGAAMAIYGVATGLIATSRATLPFEMFGSSGYASMLGRLSFFLNLMFAASPLLFAFIYERAGQQMALWVGLAGSLCAAIAYLRLDALVGGAMPRPEASGPA